One window of Centropristis striata isolate RG_2023a ecotype Rhode Island chromosome 23, C.striata_1.0, whole genome shotgun sequence genomic DNA carries:
- the LOC131962450 gene encoding B-cell receptor CD22-like produces the protein MVTANMSLSVFFLSAALAACHDEPDLFITAPKQMEALIGSCLQIPCNLRVKSQEKFSSTGTIFGVWIKSDMRFGRYPNNVIFNSTKMNNIYPMRLTEYLSKKNCTTLFSSIITSYTDTYYFRIDGSSFWATTVKDSAPRPRINISGDVNDLKEKQSVTITCSAFTPCPHSPPKLTWTLQQDPHNITEQNTNRTFTTKIQETITLSDTHDGLTISCSAGYPVNEGKDVKTAAAEITLSVSYAPRNTSVSVSPSGLVSAGSWVNLTCSSRAKPRISRFTWFKNSKDGAISVAEGDFYSILVTSVTDIKDYCCVAANDLGIQMSSCTNFADHPEFGVGVNVTVKILGIVALYSTFIIFEW, from the exons ATGGTGACAGCCAACATGTCACTGAGCGTCTTCTTTCTTTCAG CTGCTTTGGCTGCTTGTCATGATGAACCAGACCTTTTCATCACTGCACCAAAGCAGATGGAAGCACTGATTGGATCTTGTCTGCAGATCCCATGTAATTTGAGAGTTAAATCACAAGAGAAATTCAGCAGCACAGGAACAATCTTTGGAGTGTGGATTAAAAGTGACATGCGATTTGGCCGATATCCAAACAATGTGATTTTCAACAGcactaaaatgaataacatcTACCCAATGAGGCTGACTGAATACCTCAGTAAGAAAAACTGCACCACTTTATTTTCCAGTATAATCACAAgttacacagacacatactacTTCAGGATTGATGGCTCGTCATTCTGGGCAACAACTGTTAAAG ATTCTGCTCCGAGGCCCAGGATTAATATCTCAGGTGATGTGAATGATCTGAAGGAGAAGCAGTCTGTCACTATAACCTGCTCAGCTTTCACTCCCTGTCCACACTCCCCTCCGAAACTCACCTGGACTCTCCAACAAGACCCTCACAACATCACAGAGCAAAACACAAATCGAACCTTTACAACTAAAATCCAGGAGACCATCACTCTGTCAGACACACATGATGGACTCACCATCAGCTGTTCTGCAGGATATCCTGTGAATGAAGGAAAAGATgtgaagacagcagcagcagaaatcaCTCTCAGTGTTTCAT ATGCTCCCAGGAACACCTCAGTGTCCGTCAGTCCATCAGGTTTGGTGTCAGCAGGTAGCTGGGTGAACCTGACCTGCTCCAGCAGAGCCAAACCTCGCATCAGCCGCTTCACCTGGTTCAAGAACAGCAAAGATGGAGCCATCAGTGTAGCTGAAGGAGACTTTTACAGCATCTTGGTGACCAGTGTGACAGATATAAAAGATTATTGTTGTGTGGCTGCAAATGATCTCGGTATCCAGATGTCATCATGTACTAATTTTGCag ATCATCCAGAGTTTGGGGTTGGTGTGAACGTTACAGTGAAGATCCTGGGAATCGTGGCGCTCTACAGTACATTCATCATCTTTGAGTGGTGA